The Nitrospinaceae bacterium genome includes a region encoding these proteins:
- a CDS encoding sulfite exporter TauE/SafE family protein encodes MNLIAIILSGFTVGVSLGLTGGGGSLLAIPLLVYAVGQSPHMALGTSLASVGATAFSGAVRRMMEGRVEVRAGLLFAVLGSVGTYIGTRMNARVPGSVLLILLAGLTVLLAVRMWCRASREKNSCVVGERNEEKRFQPIPLVATAIGCGFASGFFGIGGGFIVVPALVLVVGLSMDAAVATSLLVISFNGAVGVISYAAQGRAIDYSVAGIFVAGGLAGMWVGQKTGNHLNERMLSRLFAAVLLLVAMFLIYKNI; translated from the coding sequence GTGAACTTGATAGCTATTATTCTTAGTGGTTTTACGGTGGGCGTGTCGCTCGGACTGACGGGCGGCGGCGGTTCCCTGCTTGCCATTCCCCTCCTTGTCTACGCAGTGGGCCAATCTCCTCATATGGCACTTGGAACCTCGCTCGCCTCGGTGGGTGCTACAGCGTTCAGTGGCGCCGTTCGCCGGATGATGGAAGGGCGGGTGGAGGTGCGGGCAGGGCTCCTATTCGCGGTGCTCGGCTCAGTGGGCACCTACATTGGCACACGGATGAACGCGAGGGTGCCCGGTTCCGTTTTGCTGATTCTGCTTGCGGGGCTCACGGTTTTACTGGCCGTGCGTATGTGGTGCCGCGCCTCGAGGGAAAAGAATAGCTGTGTTGTGGGAGAGCGCAATGAGGAAAAGAGATTTCAGCCGATTCCGTTGGTGGCGACCGCGATTGGATGTGGGTTCGCATCGGGATTTTTCGGCATCGGCGGTGGTTTTATCGTTGTCCCCGCTCTCGTGCTCGTGGTCGGTCTGTCGATGGACGCTGCGGTCGCGACCTCGCTTCTTGTTATCTCTTTCAACGGCGCGGTAGGGGTTATCAGCTATGCCGCCCAGGGAAGAGCGATCGATTATTCGGTTGCCGGCATTTTTGTCGCGGGTGGTCTCGCCGGGATGTGGGTCGGACAAAAGACCGGCAACCACCTGAATGAACGGATGCTTTCCCGACTTTTCGCCGCCGTGTTGTTATTGGTGGCTATGTTTCTCATCTATAAAAATATTTGA